A single window of Nocardia higoensis DNA harbors:
- a CDS encoding alkaline phosphatase D family protein: MRTVSGMAELVLGPVLRHVDATSAAVWVETDAACDVEVLGTRTRTFQVGEQHFALVIVRGLTPQTSTPYGVALDGTSVWPEPGSAYPPSTIRTRPVATLLFGSCRAAKATPGALAADTIGPDALDAYAVRMRELPEREWPDWLVLLGDQVYADEPTPHIRQWLVDRRGDEEPVGEVVSFREYAELYHESWSDPEIRWLMSTVPTSMIFDDHDVRDDWNTSDVWRAEMARKPWWRRRIRAGLASYWVYQHLGNPEPDELAGDPLYRAVLEADGDVQTMLEDFAEDADGEIDGRKPVRWSYRRDFGRTRLLMIDTRNGRILEGQRLMVGDAEFEWIETNAANESGDLDHLLIGSSLPWLMPPVLSHLQSLNERAAAQPGWRGRLGEKVRQGADLEHWPSFRASFERLARIIQRVGTGPDAPATICVLSGDVHHSYAARATFARRTDSAVLQLVCSPVHNAPPRIFHLAFALSWAKPLASALRKHADRRGISPDPVRWAKVSGPHFGNSIATLRVRGRRARFVLETARAKRGLVRVADLDLGSA, from the coding sequence ATGCGTACCGTTTCCGGTATGGCGGAGTTGGTACTCGGTCCGGTGCTGCGGCACGTCGACGCGACGTCCGCGGCCGTGTGGGTGGAGACGGACGCGGCATGCGACGTGGAGGTACTGGGCACTCGCACCCGTACCTTCCAGGTCGGCGAACAGCATTTCGCCCTGGTGATCGTGCGCGGGCTCACCCCGCAGACCTCGACGCCCTACGGAGTCGCCCTCGACGGCACGTCCGTGTGGCCGGAACCGGGTTCGGCGTATCCGCCCTCGACGATCCGCACCCGCCCGGTGGCGACGCTGCTGTTCGGCTCCTGCCGGGCGGCCAAGGCGACGCCGGGCGCGCTGGCGGCGGACACGATCGGTCCCGACGCGCTCGACGCCTACGCGGTGCGGATGAGGGAACTCCCCGAGCGCGAATGGCCCGACTGGCTGGTGCTGCTCGGCGATCAGGTCTATGCCGACGAACCGACCCCCCACATCCGGCAGTGGCTGGTCGACCGGCGCGGGGACGAGGAACCGGTCGGGGAGGTGGTGTCGTTCCGCGAGTACGCCGAGCTCTACCACGAGTCGTGGTCGGACCCGGAGATCCGGTGGCTGATGTCCACCGTGCCCACCTCGATGATCTTCGACGACCACGACGTGCGCGACGACTGGAACACCTCCGATGTCTGGCGAGCGGAGATGGCGCGCAAACCGTGGTGGCGCAGGCGGATCCGCGCCGGGCTCGCGTCCTACTGGGTGTATCAGCATCTGGGCAACCCGGAGCCGGACGAACTGGCCGGCGACCCGCTGTACCGGGCCGTCCTCGAGGCCGACGGCGATGTGCAGACCATGCTGGAGGATTTCGCCGAGGACGCCGACGGGGAGATCGACGGGCGCAAGCCGGTCCGCTGGAGCTATCGCCGCGATTTCGGCCGGACCAGGCTGCTGATGATCGACACCCGCAACGGCCGCATCCTCGAGGGGCAGCGCCTGATGGTCGGCGACGCGGAGTTCGAGTGGATCGAGACCAACGCCGCGAACGAGTCGGGCGACCTCGACCACCTGCTCATCGGCTCCTCGCTGCCCTGGCTGATGCCGCCTGTGCTCAGCCACCTGCAATCCTTGAACGAGCGTGCGGCCGCTCAGCCGGGGTGGCGCGGCAGACTGGGAGAGAAGGTTCGCCAGGGTGCCGACCTCGAACACTGGCCTTCGTTCCGCGCCTCCTTCGAACGGCTCGCCCGGATCATCCAGCGCGTGGGCACAGGGCCGGACGCGCCCGCCACGATCTGTGTGCTCTCCGGCGACGTGCACCACAGCTACGCCGCCCGCGCCACCTTCGCGCGACGCACCGACTCCGCGGTGCTGCAATTGGTGTGCTCCCCGGTCCACAACGCCCCGCCGCGGATCTTCCACCTCGCGTTCGCGTTGTCCTGGGCGAAACCACTCGCGAGCGCGCTGCGCAAGCACGCCGACCGCCGCGGCATCTCGCCCGACCCGGTGCGCTGGGCGAAGGTCAGTGGCCCGCACTTCGGCAACTCCATCGCCACGCTGCGCGTCAGGGGGCGCAGGGCCCGGTTCGTACTGGAGACGGCGCGGGCGAAACGCGGTCTGGTCCGGGTCGCGGATCTGGATCTCGGGTCGGCGTGA
- a CDS encoding helix-turn-helix domain-containing protein, with protein sequence MATGSHTIARYIRERREAGGMTRAALAQAAAISPALIQKIEQGSRTPTQDALAALFDALEVPPTIRDHIVGLTLPARLTAALDDEAGVVTPADLAVLQSIPHPACFQSQPEFDVLAVNAAWTRWFPGCDPGVNIIEWMMLHPAARAALPQWRRQAHLMVYAFRIMGPGLVPPERIAELVGSCERAPEWAELWTTEVPPREIPRPIVAVNDPDTGRPCEMYAANLKFDFPRRRWWMYSLVPAHPPEVTPTRDPDPRPGPDRVSPAPSPVRTGPCAP encoded by the coding sequence GTGGCAACCGGCTCGCACACGATCGCGCGCTACATCCGCGAACGCCGGGAGGCAGGCGGGATGACCAGAGCCGCCCTGGCACAGGCGGCGGCCATCTCGCCCGCGCTGATCCAGAAGATCGAGCAGGGCTCGCGCACACCGACCCAGGACGCGCTCGCCGCACTGTTCGACGCGCTCGAGGTGCCGCCCACGATCCGCGATCACATCGTCGGCCTGACCCTGCCCGCCCGGCTCACGGCCGCCCTCGATGACGAAGCAGGCGTGGTCACACCGGCGGATCTCGCCGTGTTGCAGAGCATTCCGCACCCGGCCTGCTTCCAGTCACAGCCGGAATTCGACGTACTCGCCGTGAACGCGGCGTGGACACGCTGGTTCCCCGGTTGCGATCCCGGCGTCAACATCATCGAGTGGATGATGCTGCACCCGGCGGCCAGGGCCGCACTGCCGCAATGGCGCAGACAGGCCCATCTGATGGTCTACGCGTTCCGGATCATGGGTCCGGGGCTGGTGCCGCCGGAACGCATCGCCGAGCTCGTCGGCAGCTGCGAGCGCGCACCGGAGTGGGCCGAACTGTGGACCACCGAGGTTCCGCCGCGCGAGATCCCCAGGCCCATCGTCGCGGTCAACGACCCCGATACCGGGCGACCGTGCGAGATGTACGCGGCCAACCTGAAATTCGACTTCCCCCGGCGCCGGTGGTGGATGTACTCGCTGGTTCCGGCGCACCCGCCGGAGGTCACGCCGACCCGAGATCCAGATCCGCGACCCGGACCAGACCGCGTTTCGCCCGCGCCGTCTCCAGTACGAACCGGGCCCTGCGCCCCCTGA
- a CDS encoding saccharopine dehydrogenase family protein, translating to MPKIVLFGATGYTGRLTARALTARGATPVLAGRNAGALAKLAADIGGAETAVADVTDPASVRALLGRGDVLVTTVGPFLRFGGPALEAAVAAGAHYFDSTGEGPFIRTVFDHDDRARTAGSGLLTAFGFDYVPGNLAAGLALREAPEAVRAEIGYFIAAPGTSGGTRASMAGMVFEPGFALRGGRVVAERMGARLHTFEVDGRPHTGVSVPGSEHFALTRSYPRLREAGVYLGVPAAAAARGMQATTLLTGALTRMTPVKRLVDNALARIVKGSTGGPGPESRARTRTWAVAEVSDASGRVLASVTLTGGDPYDFTAAILAWGAQTALDGGLLGTGALGPVDAFGLDTLTAAAEAAGLRR from the coding sequence ATGCCGAAGATCGTGTTGTTCGGGGCCACCGGGTACACCGGCCGCCTCACCGCCCGAGCGCTGACCGCCCGGGGCGCGACCCCGGTCCTGGCCGGACGCAACGCCGGCGCGCTGGCGAAGTTGGCCGCCGACATCGGGGGTGCGGAGACCGCGGTGGCCGACGTGACCGATCCCGCCTCGGTGCGCGCCCTGCTGGGCCGGGGCGATGTTCTGGTGACGACCGTCGGGCCGTTTCTGCGATTCGGCGGCCCCGCGTTGGAGGCCGCCGTCGCGGCGGGAGCGCACTACTTCGACTCCACGGGGGAAGGCCCGTTCATCCGCACCGTGTTCGACCACGACGACCGGGCCCGCACCGCGGGCTCCGGCCTGCTGACGGCGTTCGGATTCGATTATGTCCCCGGCAATCTCGCCGCGGGGCTGGCACTGCGCGAGGCCCCCGAGGCCGTGCGCGCGGAGATCGGTTACTTCATCGCCGCCCCGGGCACCAGCGGTGGCACGCGCGCCTCCATGGCGGGCATGGTGTTCGAACCCGGCTTCGCCCTGCGCGGCGGCAGGGTCGTTGCCGAGCGGATGGGCGCACGGTTGCACACCTTCGAGGTCGACGGCCGTCCGCATACCGGGGTGAGTGTGCCGGGGTCGGAGCACTTCGCGCTGACCCGTTCCTATCCGCGTCTGCGGGAGGCCGGTGTCTACCTCGGTGTGCCCGCCGCGGCAGCCGCTCGCGGCATGCAGGCCACCACGCTGCTCACCGGTGCCCTCACCCGGATGACACCGGTGAAGCGACTCGTCGACAACGCTCTGGCCCGGATCGTCAAGGGCTCGACCGGCGGTCCCGGCCCGGAGTCACGCGCTCGCACCCGGACCTGGGCGGTCGCCGAAGTGTCCGACGCCTCCGGCCGCGTCCTGGCCTCGGTGACTCTCACCGGCGGCGATCCCTACGACTTCACCGCGGCCATCCTCGCCTGGGGTGCGCAGACCGCGCTCGACGGCGGCCTGCTCGGCACGGGCGCGCTCGGCCCGGTCGACGCCTTCGGCCTCGACACGCTGACCGCGGCTGCCGAGGCGGCGGGCTTGCGCCGGTAG
- a CDS encoding ScnB: MSSPYDVLLSTLPAGATRESALPELDGTPDPWESSMQATCECLSWRGALDNLERRHAEDVLGETVYGEFPVRARSAVVTAHALLERGLISADELRTRMELVRSRFEHT; this comes from the coding sequence GTGAGCAGCCCTTACGACGTCCTGCTGAGCACCCTGCCCGCCGGGGCCACCCGGGAATCCGCCCTGCCGGAACTCGATGGCACGCCCGACCCGTGGGAGTCGAGCATGCAGGCGACCTGCGAATGCCTGTCCTGGCGAGGCGCATTGGACAATCTCGAACGCAGGCATGCCGAAGACGTCCTCGGCGAGACCGTCTACGGCGAATTCCCGGTGCGCGCGCGCTCGGCCGTCGTCACCGCGCACGCACTGCTCGAACGCGGCCTGATCAGCGCGGACGAACTCCGGACCCGCATGGAACTGGTGCGCAGCAGGTTCGAGCACACATAG
- the scnC gene encoding thiocyanate hydrolase subunit gamma produces MTHQHDHSHDHDHDAHAPIQTGAEISEFEILETAIRELAIEKGLFSHEDHRRFSEWAEAVGPHGGSRLVARAWLDPDFKSRLLADGTETCKEIGIDWRDPTGSGTPSDYTYFYVLENTPQVHNVIVCTLCSCYPRPVLGMSPDWYRTPNYRRRMVRRPREVLAEFGLRFPPEVEVRVHDSNQKSRFMVMPMRPEGTEGWTEDQLAAIVTRDTMIGVALPQVDWTATRPPHRTDDATRREVRS; encoded by the coding sequence TTGACGCATCAGCACGATCACAGCCACGACCACGACCACGACGCGCACGCTCCGATCCAGACCGGTGCGGAGATCAGCGAATTCGAGATCCTCGAGACGGCGATCCGCGAACTCGCCATCGAGAAGGGCCTGTTCTCGCACGAGGATCACCGGCGCTTCTCCGAGTGGGCCGAGGCGGTGGGCCCGCACGGTGGGTCGCGGCTGGTCGCACGCGCGTGGCTCGACCCGGACTTCAAGTCACGGCTGCTCGCCGACGGCACCGAGACCTGCAAGGAGATCGGCATCGACTGGCGCGACCCCACCGGCTCGGGCACCCCGAGCGACTACACCTATTTCTACGTCCTCGAGAACACCCCGCAGGTGCACAACGTCATTGTCTGCACACTGTGTTCGTGCTATCCGCGCCCGGTGCTCGGCATGTCGCCCGACTGGTATCGCACGCCGAACTACCGCAGGCGCATGGTCCGCAGACCGCGCGAGGTGCTCGCCGAGTTCGGCCTGCGTTTCCCGCCCGAGGTCGAGGTCCGGGTGCACGACTCGAACCAGAAGTCCCGCTTCATGGTGATGCCGATGCGCCCGGAAGGCACCGAGGGCTGGACCGAGGACCAACTCGCGGCGATCGTCACCCGCGACACCATGATCGGCGTCGCCCTCCCCCAGGTGGACTGGACCGCCACCCGGCCGCCGCACCGGACAGACGACGCGACGCGACGGGAGGTCCGCTCGTGA
- a CDS encoding SH3-like domain-containing protein — MTSEPTPANRRFGIGDRVTIRDATSMFHTRTQAYTRGHTGVVVEYRPEWVIPEDEAWGRDDGRFEPFYVVRFQQRELWPDYTGCAADTLETEVSERWLEPAQETDPTEEDESP; from the coding sequence ATGACCTCGGAGCCGACACCGGCGAACCGGAGATTCGGCATCGGCGACCGGGTGACCATTCGCGATGCCACGAGCATGTTCCACACGCGCACCCAGGCCTACACCCGCGGCCACACCGGCGTCGTCGTGGAGTACCGGCCCGAATGGGTCATCCCCGAGGACGAGGCATGGGGCCGCGACGACGGCCGCTTCGAGCCGTTCTACGTGGTCCGGTTCCAGCAGAGGGAACTGTGGCCCGACTACACCGGCTGTGCCGCGGACACCCTCGAGACCGAAGTGTCCGAACGCTGGCTGGAACCCGCACAGGAGACCGACCCCACCGAGGAGGACGAATCCCCTTGA
- a CDS encoding SH3-like domain-containing protein, with protein MSAPLGFDSLQQRVAGIAPAVRQPLDSPYEISNEMYAALRHVLHDVGGQPDLPVDYLEKEEQAWEMSTYVTCECLAWRGVWNAEERRRRENDLGATQYFGLPYYARWITVAAKTLVDKGLITPDELSAKIDEVRARSGVRR; from the coding sequence ATGAGCGCACCGCTCGGATTCGATTCATTGCAGCAACGCGTCGCCGGCATCGCCCCCGCCGTCCGGCAACCGCTGGACTCCCCGTACGAGATCTCCAACGAGATGTACGCCGCCCTGCGGCACGTCCTGCACGATGTCGGCGGCCAGCCGGACCTCCCGGTCGACTACCTGGAGAAGGAGGAACAAGCCTGGGAGATGAGCACCTACGTCACCTGCGAATGTCTCGCCTGGCGCGGGGTGTGGAACGCCGAGGAGCGCAGACGACGAGAGAACGACCTCGGCGCGACGCAGTACTTCGGTCTGCCCTACTACGCCAGGTGGATCACCGTCGCGGCCAAGACGCTCGTCGACAAGGGCCTGATCACTCCGGACGAACTCTCGGCGAAGATCGACGAGGTCCGCGCCAGGTCGGGGGTGCGCCGATGA